One genomic segment of Sminthopsis crassicaudata isolate SCR6 chromosome 2, ASM4859323v1, whole genome shotgun sequence includes these proteins:
- the MMP24OS gene encoding protein MMP24OS, with amino-acid sequence MRHDVTTRSQHAGAIKRRLRRPILLAESFQQKPMGAQLSGGGGGDEGDGDGGGPPSPAPEQPKPAAPEAGEGAPQPRPDPAAWGPLDDVRFLIVCTSWY; translated from the exons ATGCGTCATGATGTAACGACTCGGAGTCAGCACGCAGGCGCAATTAAACGGCGGCTGAGACGTCCAATTCTCCTGGCTGAATCATTTCAGCAGAAG CCCATGGGAGCGCAGCtgagcggcggcggcggtggtGATGAAGGTGACGGCGACGGCGGAGGTCCGCCCAGCCCGGCTCCGGAGCAGCCCAAGCCCGCGGCCCCCGAGGCCGGCGAAGGAGCTCCTCAGCCCCGACCCGACCCTGCCGCTTGGGGGCCCCTGGACGACGTTCGCTTCCTCATCGTCTGCACCTCCTGGTACTAG
- the EIF6 gene encoding eukaryotic translation initiation factor 6, with amino-acid sequence MAVRASFENNCEIGCFAKLTNTYCLVAIGGSENFYSVFEGELSETIPVVHASIAGCRIIGRMCVGNRHGLLVPNNTTDQELQHIRNSLPDSVQIRRVEERLSALGNVTTCNDYVALVHPDLDRETEEILADVLKVEVFRQTVADQVLVGSYCVFSNQGGLVHPKTSIEDQDELSSLLQVPLVAGTVNRGSEVIAAGMVVNDWCAFCGLDTTSTELSVVESVFKLNEAQPSTIATSMRDSLIDSLT; translated from the exons ATGGCGGTCCGAGCCTCCTTCGAGAACAACTGCGAAATCGGCTGTTTCGCCAAGCTCACCAACACCTACTGCCTGGTGGCCATCGGCGGCTCGGAAAACTTCTACAG CGTGTTTGAGGGCGAGCTTTCAGAGACCATCCCAGTGGTCCACGCCTCCATCGCCGGCTGCAGGATCATCGGTCGGATGTGTGTAG GAAACCGGCATGGCCTGCTAGTGCCCAACAACACTACAGACCAGGAACTACAGCATATCCGAAACAGTCTCCCTGACTCGGTGCAGATTCGGCGGGTAGAAGAGCGGCTCTCAGCTCTGGGCAATGTTACCACCTGCAATGACTACGTAGCTCTTGTTCACCCCGACCTAGACAGG GAGACAGAAGAAATTCTAGCTGATGTACTCAAGGTTGAAGTCTTCAGACAGACAGTGGCTGACCAGGTGCTAGTGGGAAGCTACTGTGTTTTCAGCAATCAGGGAGGACTAGTGCACCCAAAGACTTCCATTGAGGACCAAGATGAATTGTCCTCTCTTCTCCAAGTTCCACTGGTG GCTGGTACTGTGAACCGAGGAAGTGAGGTGATTGCAGCTGGAATGGTGGTCAACGACTGGTGTGCCTTCTGTGGGCTGGATACGACTAGCACAGAACTATCAGTGGTAGAGAGCGTCTTCAAGCTTAATGAAGCCCAACCCAGCACCATTGCCACCAGCATGCGAGATTCCCTCATTGACAG tttaacCTGA
- the FAM83C gene encoding protein FAM83C, with protein sequence MFGGSGALRGRVEELKRPWWREALPLVLKHSEAARLAADALLEHGEAAYLRVIAEERELPFLSALDLDYMTQHVRGGPEIGDRGENGDKDGRTGPQTSATADGLSLISQATSGTYFPAATDAEPPALDLGWPEVPQATGFSPTQAVVHFQRDKAKNIKDLLRFLFSQARTAVAVVMDVFTDMELLCDLMEASGRRAVPVYLLLAQDNLHHFLEMCYKMDLTGGHLPNMRVRSICGDTYCSKAGRRFTGQALEKFVIIDCEQVVAGSYSFTWLCSQVHTSLVLQLRGRIVEDFDREFRCMFAESQAVEGFSGGEEDILAPRPPRPPPPALVFESGLPSSPSTSPIGPSLSSVKCSPLTSSSYCGLPGGGGIGFNGLVASGSPGPGRRQASGPFPLHRLLSDPNHSPATAYRPSLGTLGTAPWAQSSPALNQEGLGLGLGPGLGPVTGPGLGSPLFSRQLHLVPLPRLPENGFAHSQEPNLTRGLCGMPIPATEANQKPPQERKPSPPSHNYGRLDLLPKGSQTPGSGNTGSGDHAKIREQSVDQRRATLGQLDLVAKYGPFRMEGTGPTRLSTPDAMGRAKVVSEEEKRLTLGHSKLDLITKYHRLQGIKRSPDPGVPGMPSVPSPRDSVVSGIPIVPNPQEPSVSSVPVPRASCIPAGTRNQIPGDEKRLTLGHSKLDLITKYNKSKFRLIRSRFET encoded by the exons ATGTTTGGAGGCTCTGGAGCCCTTCGGGGCAGGGTAGAGGAGCTCAAGCGGCCCTGGTGGCGAGAAGCCCTTCCCCTGGTGCTGAAGCACAGTGAAGCTGCCCGGCTGGCAGCAGATGCCCTCCTGGAGCATGGTGAGGCCGCCTACCTTCGAGTCATTGCTGAGGAGCGTGAGCTGCCCTTCCTTTCTGCTCTGGACCTTGACTACATGACCCAACATGTTCGTGGAGGTCCTGAGATAGGGGACAGGGGTGAAAATGGAGACAAAGATGGTAGGACCGGCCCCCAGACCTCTGCCACAGCTGATGGGCTCAGCCTCATCTCACAGGCCACATCTGGCACCTACTTCCCAGCAGCAACAGATGCTGAACCACCTGCCCTGGATCTGGGCTGGCCTGAGGTACCCCAGGCCACAGGCTTTAGCCCCACGCAAGCTGTTGTCCACTTCCAGAGGGACAAGGCCAAGAACATCAAAGACTTACTACGCTTCCTCTTCAGCCAAGCCCGAACG GCTGTGGCTGTGGTAATGGATGTGTTCACAGACATGGAGCTGCTCTGTGATTTGATGGAGGCTTCAGGCCGCAGGGCTGTGCCTGTTTACCTACTGCTGGCTCAAGACAACTTGCATCACTTCCTGGAAATGTGCTACAAGATGGACCTCACTGGGGGCCATCTGCCG AACATGCGTGTGCGGAGCATTTGTGGGGACACCTACTGCAGCAAGGCAGGAAGACGCTTCACTGGGCAGGCACTGGAAAAATTTGTCATCATTGACTGTGAGCAAGTGGTGGCTGGGAGCTACAG CTTCACATGGCTCTGTAGCCAGGTTCACACCAGCCTTGTGCTACAGCTTCGGGGCCGCATTGTGGAGGACTTCGACCGAGAGTTCCGCTGCATGTTTGCTGAGTCTCAGGCTGTGGAAGGCTTCTCTGGTGGCGAGGAGGATATCTTGGCTCCTCGGCCTCCCCGCCCACCTCCACCTGCCCTGGTTTTTGAGTCAGGCCTCCCGAGCTCACCATCTACCTCACCAATTGGCCCTAGCCTCAGCAGTGTCAAATGTTCCCCCCTTACCAGCTCTTCCTACTGCGGGCTACCTGGAGGTGGTGGCATTGGCTTCAATGGGCTCGTGGCCTCTGGTTCTCCCGGCCCTGGCCGGCGCCAAGCCAGCGGCCCCTTTCCCCTGCACCGGCTATTGTCAGACCCCAACCACAGCCCAGCCACAGCCTATAGACCCAGCCTGGGCACACTGGGGACAGCTCCGTGGGCTCAGTCATCGCCAGCTCTCAATCAGGAAGGACTGGGACTGGGGCTTGGGCCAGGGCTAGGACCAGTAACAGGACCAGGGCTAGGGAGCCCTCTTTTTTCTCGTCAGCTCCACCTTGTGCCCCTTCCTCGACTTCCAGAGAATGGATTTGCCCATAGCCAGGAGCCCAACTTAACAAGGGGCCTCTGTGGAATGCCTATACCAGCCACAGAAGCAAATCAGAAGCCACCCCAGGAGAGGAAGCCATCCCCCCCCAGTCACAACTATGGACGACTGGACCTCCTCCCCAAGGGTTCTCAGACCCCCGGTTCTGGGAACACAGGCTCTGGGGACCATGCCAAGATCAGAGAGCAGTCTGTAGATCAGAGGCGGGCAACTCTGGGCCAGCTGGACCTTGTGGCTAAATATGGTCCTTTCCGGATGGAGGGGACAGGACCAACTAGGCTCTCTACTCCAGATGCTATGGGCAGGGCCAAAGTGGTCTCGGAAGAGGAGAAGCGGCTGACCCTGGGCCACAGCAAGTTGGATCTCATCACCAAATATCACAGGCTGCAGGGGATAAAAAGAAGCCCGGACCCAGGTGTTCCTGGCATGCCCAGTGTCCCTAGCCCACGGGATTCTGTTGTTTCTGGTATACCTATTGTTCCTAACCCACAAGAGCCCAGTGTCTCCAGTGTTCCTGTCCCACGAGCATCCTGCATCCCTGCTGGCACCCGCAATCAGATTCCTGGGGATGAGAAACGGCTGACTCTGGGTCACAGCAAGCTGGATCTCATCACTAAATACAACAAGTCCAAGTTCAGACTAATCCGAAGCCGCTTTGAGACCTAA